One Capsicum annuum cultivar UCD-10X-F1 chromosome 2, UCD10Xv1.1, whole genome shotgun sequence genomic window carries:
- the LOC107860279 gene encoding caffeoyl-CoA O-methyltransferase — MASNGENGRHQEVGHKSLLQSDALYQYILETSVYPREPAPMKELREITAKHPWNLMTTSADEGQFLNMLLKLINAKNTMEIGVFTGYSLLATAMALPDDGKILAMDINRENYEIGLPVIEKAGLAHKIEFREGPALPVLDQMIEDGNYHGSYDFIFVDADKDNYLNYHKRLIDLVKVGGLIGYDNTLWNGSVVAPPDAPLRKYVRYYRDFVLELNKALAADPRIEICQLPVGDGITLCRRIS, encoded by the exons ATGGCAAGCAATGGAGAAAATGGAAGGCACCAAGAAGTTGGACACAAGAGTCTCTTGCAAAGCGATGCCCTTTATCAG TACATTCTTGAAACAAGCGTGTATCCAAGAGAGCCTGCACCCATGAAAGAGCTAAGAGAGATTACTGCAAAACACCCTTGGAACCTTATGACCACCTCCGCCGATGAAGGACAATTCTTGAATATGCTTCTTAAACTCATCAATGCCAAGAACACTATGGAGATTGGTGTTTTTACTGGTTACTCTCTGCTTGCTACTGCCATGGCTCTTCCTGATGATGGCAAA ATTTTAGCCATGGATATCAATCGGGAGAACTATGAGATTGGTCTTCCAGTCATTGAAAAGGCTGGATTAGCACACAAAATTGAATTCAGAGAAGGCCCTGCACTTCCCGTGCTTGACCAAATGATTGAAGAC GGAAATTATCATGGATCTTATGATTTCATATTTGTGGACGCTGACAAGGACAATTACTTGAACTATCACAAGAGATTAATCGACCTGGTGAAGGTTGGTGGACTGATTGGCTATGACAATACCCTATGGAATGGATCAGTAGTGGCGCCACCTGATGCACCCCTCAGAAAATATGTTAGGTATTATAGGGATTTCGTATTGGAACTCAACAAGGCCTTGGCTGCTGATCCCAGAATCGAAATCTGTCAGCTTCCTGTAGGTGATGGCATCACCCTTTGCCGGCGCATCAGTTAA